A window of the Cystobacter fuscus genome harbors these coding sequences:
- a CDS encoding alpha/beta hydrolase-fold protein: MLVRGVALSVVLLAVACGGGPEEFDTSPLATRSNTLSITVEDQVVARLPSSTGAVYGYGEYLPPGYLTSTTHYPVIIHLNGTGEFGTSTTEADLLNIVTRHGALKKIRYTAQGKTYFGEQQVMVFTPRAATGWQPAEVNAFIDFIIANYRVDTTRIYLTGISMGGYGSWTYAYAYGNRLAALAPMATNIGGPGPTVTTLLNVPVWGVHSFSDGSSLLAEQSWLLGVTKNYGQYQMVSVPTPSASVTYLFSASTHAWTSQPGVVATGDSIARLTVYPGSAHDCWTQTYDNFAFWDWMLSQQRGSVP; encoded by the coding sequence ATGCTCGTGCGTGGGGTTGCGTTGTCGGTCGTGTTGCTGGCCGTGGCTTGCGGTGGTGGACCCGAGGAGTTCGACACCTCACCGCTGGCCACCCGCTCGAATACCTTGTCCATCACGGTCGAGGATCAGGTGGTCGCGAGGCTGCCGAGCAGCACCGGGGCCGTGTATGGCTATGGTGAATATCTACCGCCAGGGTATCTGACGTCGACCACGCACTATCCGGTCATCATCCACCTCAATGGGACGGGAGAGTTCGGCACGTCCACCACCGAGGCGGATCTGCTGAACATCGTGACGCGTCACGGGGCGCTGAAGAAGATCCGTTACACGGCGCAGGGAAAAACCTACTTCGGCGAGCAGCAGGTGATGGTCTTCACGCCGCGAGCGGCGACGGGCTGGCAGCCCGCAGAAGTGAATGCGTTCATCGACTTCATCATCGCCAACTACCGCGTGGACACGACGCGCATCTACCTGACGGGCATCAGCATGGGAGGCTATGGCAGCTGGACGTATGCCTACGCGTATGGAAACAGGCTGGCGGCGCTGGCGCCCATGGCCACCAACATCGGGGGTCCCGGTCCGACGGTGACCACGCTCCTGAACGTGCCGGTCTGGGGGGTGCACTCGTTCAGTGATGGCTCTTCGCTCTTGGCGGAACAGTCGTGGCTGCTCGGCGTGACGAAGAACTATGGGCAGTACCAGATGGTGAGTGTGCCGACTCCCTCGGCGTCGGTGACCTATCTGTTCAGCGCCTCCACCCACGCCTGGACGTCACAGCCGGGCGTGGTGGCCACCGGGGACTCCATCGCGCGCCTCACCGTCTACCCGGGCTCGGCCCATGACTGCTGGACGCAGACGTACGACAACTTTGCCTTCTGGGATTGGATGCTCTCCCAGCAGCGTGGCTCCGTTCCCTAG
- a CDS encoding multicopper oxidase family protein — translation MRQDEMGELHAGVGVQDRTGVHFFRSWKDKLARGLERRLGRGHGHEHGGIWEKHLPWEVDIELTVAYATHKIRRVLDDGREQMDEVELRSYNGKPVGPTIEVKPGDTLRVLLKNQLPFKPELVGDHPHSGPHGANVTNLHFHGMSVSPSGNSDNVLLSVGPNQEFEYEVKIPEDHPAGTHWYHAHKHGAVSIQLGSGMAGPLIVRGDIDHVEGIREARERILVFQHIPYRRVTSPYDSTRQANMVEEFSQLIEPTWRNEMVPQGRRVTLNGEVLPTFHLRPGEVERWRLIHAGIHFPLRLRLVREGGDPATESIPYYLIAMDGITTGRLDKVEVTEMYPGYREDVLVHGVGRDGRPLAPGTYLLMDEVEQDPRARVLARIVVNGPPRMMRLPRPEILAALAPFEPIEDEELTSTTPQEAHFEVQVVRPPPEPEFKFLLNGREFSPHDPPHPLTLGAVEEWVVTSTGGAEFFPGHPFHIHTNPFQFKDEQGRVVWKDTIFVPVGKEMRLRTRYKRYVGQFMLHCHILTHEDEGMMQLLEIVPPRQDAGGEPSGGSGSHH, via the coding sequence ATGAGACAAGACGAGATGGGCGAGCTGCATGCGGGAGTTGGCGTGCAAGATAGGACCGGGGTGCACTTCTTCCGTTCCTGGAAGGACAAACTCGCGCGTGGACTCGAGCGGAGACTCGGCCGTGGGCATGGGCACGAGCACGGGGGCATCTGGGAAAAGCATCTCCCATGGGAGGTAGACATCGAGCTGACGGTCGCCTATGCCACCCACAAGATCCGCCGCGTGCTCGATGATGGTCGCGAGCAGATGGATGAAGTCGAACTCCGTTCCTACAATGGGAAACCAGTGGGGCCCACCATCGAGGTGAAGCCAGGGGACACGCTGAGAGTCCTCCTGAAGAACCAGCTTCCCTTCAAACCAGAGCTGGTAGGAGATCATCCGCACAGCGGCCCGCATGGTGCCAACGTCACCAACCTCCACTTCCACGGGATGAGCGTCTCTCCCTCGGGAAATTCGGACAACGTTCTGCTCTCGGTCGGGCCCAACCAGGAGTTCGAGTACGAGGTCAAGATTCCGGAAGATCATCCCGCCGGGACCCACTGGTACCACGCCCACAAGCATGGCGCGGTGAGCATCCAGCTCGGCAGCGGCATGGCTGGCCCGCTGATCGTTCGGGGTGACATCGATCACGTCGAGGGCATCCGCGAAGCCAGGGAGCGCATCCTCGTCTTCCAGCATATTCCCTACAGGAGGGTCACGAGTCCCTACGACAGCACCCGGCAGGCGAACATGGTGGAGGAGTTCTCGCAGCTCATCGAGCCCACCTGGCGCAATGAGATGGTGCCCCAGGGACGGCGTGTCACCCTCAACGGAGAGGTCCTGCCGACCTTCCATCTCCGGCCCGGAGAAGTGGAGCGCTGGCGGCTCATCCATGCGGGCATCCACTTCCCGTTGCGCCTCCGGCTGGTCCGCGAGGGCGGCGACCCGGCCACCGAGAGCATTCCCTACTACCTGATTGCCATGGATGGCATCACGACGGGTCGCCTCGACAAGGTGGAAGTGACCGAGATGTATCCCGGGTACCGCGAGGACGTGCTGGTGCATGGCGTGGGCCGGGATGGCAGGCCCCTGGCGCCGGGAACCTACCTGCTCATGGACGAGGTGGAGCAGGACCCCAGGGCCCGGGTCCTGGCCCGCATCGTCGTGAACGGCCCGCCGAGGATGATGCGGTTGCCCAGGCCAGAGATCCTGGCCGCGCTGGCTCCGTTCGAGCCCATCGAGGATGAGGAGCTCACCAGCACGACGCCTCAGGAGGCGCACTTCGAGGTCCAGGTCGTCCGGCCGCCTCCAGAGCCGGAGTTCAAGTTCCTGCTCAATGGCAGGGAGTTCAGCCCTCATGATCCCCCGCACCCGCTCACGCTGGGAGCGGTGGAGGAGTGGGTCGTCACCAGCACGGGCGGCGCCGAGTTCTTCCCCGGTCACCCCTTCCATATCCATACCAATCCGTTCCAGTTCAAGGATGAGCAGGGAAGGGTCGTCTGGAAGGACACGATCTTCGTGCCCGTGGGCAAGGAGATGCGGTTGCGCACCCGTTACAAGCGCTACGTCGGCCAGTTCATGCTGCACTGCCACATCCTGACGCACGAGGATGAGGGCATGATGCAGTTGCTGGAGATCGTTCCGCCCAGGCAGGACGCGGGGGGCGAGCCCTCTGGTGGTTCAGGCTCGCACCATTAG
- a CDS encoding LysR family transcriptional regulator, which yields MPRTNLNDITVFMAVVDGGSFVAGGQALGMTRSAAGKAVMRLENRLGVRLLNRTTRTLSLTDEGRAFYDRGLQIFAAVDEAEASVASRAGTPRGVLRLTVPDAFGRRVILPLLRKYLQAWPDVQAEVSFTDRVVDIIEEGFDLAVRIGVTDPDSRLVSRVVARYRALLCASPSYIAERGAPGGIDELANHDCLVFSSATRRQSWRFRGDDGSWVKAAGRSRLRLDSGEAIRDAAVSGAGIALLPDFLVAEDLAAGRLTQVLANLDVGEVKIVTLYPTRRLLEPRVRQFLDLMASELGP from the coding sequence ATGCCGCGCACGAATCTGAATGACATCACCGTGTTCATGGCCGTCGTCGACGGCGGAAGCTTCGTGGCCGGTGGGCAGGCCTTGGGCATGACACGCTCGGCGGCGGGCAAGGCCGTGATGCGTCTGGAAAACAGGCTCGGCGTACGCCTCCTGAACCGCACCACCAGGACGCTGAGCCTCACCGACGAAGGCCGGGCGTTCTACGACCGGGGCCTGCAGATCTTCGCGGCGGTCGATGAGGCCGAGGCCAGTGTGGCCAGTCGAGCCGGGACGCCACGCGGCGTCCTGCGGCTGACCGTGCCCGATGCGTTCGGACGGCGGGTGATTCTTCCCCTGCTGAGGAAATATCTGCAGGCGTGGCCCGACGTCCAAGCCGAAGTGAGCTTCACCGATCGCGTGGTGGACATCATCGAGGAGGGATTCGACCTGGCGGTACGGATTGGTGTCACGGATCCGGACTCGCGGCTGGTCTCCCGGGTCGTCGCCCGATACAGAGCGCTGCTCTGCGCGTCTCCTTCCTACATCGCCGAGCGTGGCGCGCCCGGAGGGATCGATGAACTGGCGAACCATGATTGCCTGGTGTTCAGCAGTGCCACCAGAAGGCAAAGCTGGCGCTTTCGTGGCGACGATGGTTCCTGGGTGAAGGCGGCCGGACGAAGCCGTCTGCGGTTGGATAGTGGGGAAGCCATCCGGGATGCCGCCGTTTCCGGGGCGGGCATCGCGCTTCTTCCCGACTTCCTGGTCGCAGAGGATCTGGCCGCCGGCCGCCTCACACAGGTGCTCGCGAACCTCGACGTCGGCGAGGTGAAGATCGTGACGCTTTATCCGACCAGGCGTCTGCTGGAGCCACGCGTCAGACAGTTCCTCGACCTCATGGCCAGTGAACTTGGACCTTGA